The Danio rerio strain Tuebingen ecotype United States chromosome 10, GRCz12tu, whole genome shotgun sequence genome contains a region encoding:
- the zar1l gene encoding protein ZAR1-like: protein MEDFIIPPYNCGRYPGYFPFYPSNAKFKHQNWNKKGNNFYIAPDAPDYFDVYKRAQLKAILSQVNPNLTPRLRKANTKEFGVQVNPKVDAVIQCSLGPKTLFYRGDKWDSPRKPYTVSPLKDTLPNTPVNSVRFSRPVAIYSPVFDRRIFSLSTTAGESKDDGKEEDRKTDSETEDEDDDEFCKPDEKTHDESRHEKSLIQRDKRSNFQFLEQKYGFYHCSKCNIRWESAFVWCISGTSKVYFKQHCRKCQAGLNPYRVESIQCQVCCKARCCCERKQRHIDMRRPHRQDLCGRCKGKGLSCDTIYSFKYIV, encoded by the exons ATGGAGGACTTCATCATTCCACCTTACAACTGTGGACGGTACCCTGGCTATTTCCCCTTTTATCCCAGCAACGCGAAATTTAAGCACCAAAACTGGAACAAAAAGGGAAACAATTTCTACATAGCGCCAGACGCCCCTGATTACTTCGACGTTTACAAGCGCGCGCAGTTAAAGGCGATATTATCTCAGGTAAACCCGAACTTAACCCCGCGCCTCCGCAAGGCCAACACTAAAGAGTTCGGTGTGCAGGTAAACCCAAAGGTAGATGCCGTTATCCAGTGCTCGCTCGGGCCCAAAACGCTGTTTTATCGCGGTGATAAATGGGACTCACCTAGAAAGCCGTACACCGTCAGCCCTCTGAAAGACACGCTGCCGAATACACCAGTCAACTCCGTGCGCTTCTCCCGGCCGGTAGCCATCTACTCTCCAGTCTTCGACCGCAGGATTTTCTCCTTATCCACGACTGCCGGTGAAAGTAAGGACGATGGAAAGGAAGAGGACCGGAAGACGGACAGCGAGAcggaggatgaagatgatgacgaGTTCTGCAAACCGGATGAAAAGACTCACGACGAGTCACGACACGAGAAGTCGCTGATTCAACGCGATAAACGGTCTAATTTTCAG tttctgGAGCAGAAGTATGGATTTTATCACTGCAGTAAGTGCAATATCCGATGGGAAAGTGCATTTGTGTGGTGCATTTCAGGAACCTCTAAG GTGTACTTCAAGCAGCACTGCAGGAAGTGCCAAGCAGGGCTGAATCCATATAGGGTGGAGTCCATTCAGTGCCAG GTTTGCTGTAAGGCTCGCTGCTGCTGTGAACGCAAGCAGAGGCACATTGACATGCGGCGTCCTCATCGCCAGGATCTGTGCGGACGCTGCAAGGGCAAAGGCCTGTCCTGTGACACTATCTACAGTTTCAAGTACATAGTCTGA